DNA sequence from the Myxococcus guangdongensis genome:
AACCGCAGTCGCTCCGCCAGCGCGAACACCAGGGGCGTGACGGGCACCCACACATACCAACCCGGAAGCTGCGTCAGGAACGCGCGCCACGGCTCCATCGGCCGAGGCGACGACAGGCTGAAGAAGTACGTCTCCAGCGCGGACAGCGTCCCCGGTACGGTCCACACCGCGACGAGCCCCAGCGCTCGCCGCCACGTGGAGGCAGCTGTCTCTTCCATCGGCGTCACGGTGCCCCTGAGTGTAGCGGAGTCATCCCGCGCCACCCATGGCCTTCCACGGAGCCAGGAGGCGACAGCCACGCCGTGTCCTCGCTTGCGCGTCGCCCGGCCGGTGCCCACCTGTCCCTCGAGGAGGACGGACTCATGGGACTGGGAAGAACGAGGGCGGTACCCACCCTGGCGGTGACGGACCTGAAGGCGGCCCGACGCTTCTACGGCGAGGTGCTCGGGTTCGACGAGGTCAAGGAGGTCTCGGAGGAAGGCGCGGCCATGTACCGCGTGGGCGGTGACTCGCTCCTGCTCGTCTACGAGCGCCCGACACCGTCCGGCTCCACCGCCACCGCGTGCTCCTTCGCCGTAGAGGACGTGGAAGCCACGGTGGACGAGCTGCGCCAGGCGGGCGTGAAGCTCGAGGACTACGACATCCCCGAGATGGGCATCCAGACGAAGAACGGCGTCGCGTCGATGGGCGACTTCAAGTCCGCGTGGTTCAAGGACCCTTCGGGCAACATCCTGGCCATCGACGACTCCTTCGCCCAGATGGAGCGACGGGGACGGCAGACGCGCACGAATGCACCCTCGGAAGGGCTGCACGCCTGAGCGGCGACGCACACGCCGCTAGGTCGGCAGCTTGATGCCGGACAGGCGCTGGTACAGCGCCACCGCGAAGCCGTCCGTCATCCCGGAGATGTAGTCCGTGACGCACAAGAGCCGCTGGTACATGGACAGCCGCGCGAGCGCGTCGCCGATGGCCTCACTGGTCAGCGGCTTGTCCGGACGCTGGAACAGCTCCAGGGGGAGCAGTTGCCGCAGCTTCTTCTCCTCCCGGTTGGGCGTGTCGGTCACCACCGCCTGCGCGAACATGTCCAACAGGCCGCCGAGCGTCTTGAAGCCCGCGCTCTCGATCTGCAGCACGCGCTCGCTCTCGTAGCCCTTGCGACGCGTCAGCTTCTTGATGGCGTCGAGCGGCACGCGCACGTCGTCCCGCGCGGAGACGAGCGGCTTCTCCCACTCGCCCTCCTCCATCTGCTCCACGTGCTCCAGGAACACATGCTTGCTCGCCTGGATGAGCACGCCAATCACGCGCGCGCGGGCCTGCGCCAGGCGCGTCTCCAGGTGCGCGGGAGGTGGCCGGGTCGACTTCTCGGAGGGAGGGAGCACCTCGTCCAGCAGCTCGCACGCCTCCTTCGTCGGCACCAGCCCCAGCTTCGCGGAGTCCTCCAGGTCGATGACCGCGTAGCAGATGTCGTCGGCCGCCTCGACGAGGAAGGCCAGCGGGTGACGGGAGAAGACGCCCTCCTCGCGCTCGGGGAGGCCCGCGGCGCGGTAGGTCTCCAGCGCCAGCACGTGGTCGTCCTGGAAGTAACCGAACTTCTTCTCCGACACGCGAGCCTTGCTCGCGTCGCGTCCGCCCGGGAGCACCGACGGTCGTGGGTACTTGCTCATCGCCCCCAGCGTCGCCGCGGTGTAGCGCAGCCCGCCCCGCCGCTCGCGCGACTGGAGCCGGTTGAGGATGCGGAAGCCCTGCGCGTTGCCCTCGAAGCTCTCCAAGTCCCGCCACTCCTCCACCTTCGTGAAGGGACTCGGCTTGCCCGCGAGCGCCTCGCCCGGCTTCGCCAACCGCTGCGAGACCCAGTGCTGGATGGCCGCCTCGCCCGAATGACCGAAGGGCGGGTTGCCGATGTCATGCGCCAGGCACGCCGCCGCGACGATGGTGCCCAGGTGCGAGGGCTCCACCTTCACCCCCTGCGCCTTCAGCCCCAGGCCCGCCAGTTGCCCCAACGAACGCCCCACGCACGAAGCCTCGATGCTGTGGGTCAGCCGCGTGCGCGTGTAGTCGCTCGTCGACAACGGGAAGACCTGCGTCTTGTCGTGCAGGCAGCGGAACTCGCTGGAGAACACGAT
Encoded proteins:
- a CDS encoding VOC family protein — its product is MGLGRTRAVPTLAVTDLKAARRFYGEVLGFDEVKEVSEEGAAMYRVGGDSLLLVYERPTPSGSTATACSFAVEDVEATVDELRQAGVKLEDYDIPEMGIQTKNGVASMGDFKSAWFKDPSGNILAIDDSFAQMERRGRQTRTNAPSEGLHA
- the dgt gene encoding dGTP triphosphohydrolase produces the protein MGSEPKPVEARVEKAPEGEVSLDERTPYDVDYDRIVFSSEFRCLHDKTQVFPLSTSDYTRTRLTHSIEASCVGRSLGQLAGLGLKAQGVKVEPSHLGTIVAAACLAHDIGNPPFGHSGEAAIQHWVSQRLAKPGEALAGKPSPFTKVEEWRDLESFEGNAQGFRILNRLQSRERRGGLRYTAATLGAMSKYPRPSVLPGGRDASKARVSEKKFGYFQDDHVLALETYRAAGLPEREEGVFSRHPLAFLVEAADDICYAVIDLEDSAKLGLVPTKEACELLDEVLPPSEKSTRPPPAHLETRLAQARARVIGVLIQASKHVFLEHVEQMEEGEWEKPLVSARDDVRVPLDAIKKLTRRKGYESERVLQIESAGFKTLGGLLDMFAQAVVTDTPNREEKKLRQLLPLELFQRPDKPLTSEAIGDALARLSMYQRLLCVTDYISGMTDGFAVALYQRLSGIKLPT